A stretch of Cyanobacterium sp. HL-69 DNA encodes these proteins:
- the tamB gene encoding autotransporter translocation and assembly module inner membrane component TamB, protein MTDFPENTPNNGNGYDENSDNHSNSPENNSGRSQRGFYIKLLLYGTLISVGGGLSYGWYFFTQRLIPLIEEPVSNYLGRPVELGEIESVSFNSIRVGESQIPTTDTEKDYVIAEAVEVNLTSLLWRERSANVEVTIINPLVYVEKSEESGWLNLQLTPPERRDNFISFDVDAVRVKNASLTMKSLVTDLPPLNIRVNQGSILIGENNLTFATQGDVISGGNISLTAVTPLDRNDWLLDITGNNLLTDDINYFTPLPVDVDSGSVTGNILLKFEDGDFVNIDGNIDIAEVNFDIPNVPQPLTNSNGKINFVNNSLTFEGVNTNLGEINGDVVGSLEDDFSTLNVNIKTKPIEVQRAIASLNLPEIPVETIGKVIGDINIRGLLTQPTLTASITAPDNILFDRVFLSNSQAKLTILNNRLSIDEFSFTPTIGGEINGTGLVDFRQENQFPYQVNLNAQNISAQTLATLYAIEISESLPPLGLINGEYRISGIGQDIENSQITGTTNIAMGDGEVIISNLLYNQENYQGDIELKNIPLNQINLIDCQAIGCNNSTLQGNFQLLGDSQNIALDTITLQGDFNFPLAQGMVNMRNTQLNQGRWQTQLIADNLNLSQLTFTSDSPLNQGRVNSALDIRGSLNQDNQSIEARGDIFLPQGIVTVENLSLDNDNNFNTTLATNSFNVGGFQQELRGDTRGRLSIQGNTNNITLGTVAIAGNLDFNQGISLIQQPLQTAFRWDGDKILLSQATTGDISANGIINYDADNQNISNFDLNLIASGLDIKDLSLPNQLALIGYDGKFNFQGKLQGNLDNPRLGGDIQVANLEIANLPFNPLAGNLEADTINGVKFDLLDTTGNNDRFALDIDADFQPRQINLQVKEGRLTAVTDESNNLDMNFANLPLTNLTQPVLTAFPSEIQSVGGDISGEVALNLNNYDIASAELVINHPQVNQFRGDVLRAKLSSMDGKIIVRDGKLNHLENEYDFSAQILPFHENPQLEAELLLREGDIQNLLTSVGIFEVEDIFDGIQPMDFCGAKDLYSTGEDINCLSLQVNPSLASLSIPEDTPRVNGNSYARVLTRNSQTPISFPRNTEENIKTSSNYLWDSNQQIEVNQNNDDELKVSQEDELKVSQENEVKENELVSNSHNELEDDRDEIKDAKAVKSDVVAFRVVRKDEGLEEDNQLSTSQPTLVINDSEVEGVEDSQLFNNQIPFVEEGKNINALRKRLMENSLVEGEINSLDANSLIIAQENNTSEENKPLFSISNDGLSLQETLFRWQQINSASQQTETQRQQANIPPLQDLEGRLTGKINLIASVRDGIDASFDFRGDDWYWGKYQADTIQARGSFRDGLLTLLPVSLQDDETIVSLSGTFSQERFSGQVLVTDLPIKNLAGVANLPPNFDIEGIANGNIVISGNVENPVATGNVEIVDAKINGTTIEETNANLGYRNSRLDFLATSNLTGEEESARLLGSFPFRLFPQSSNSGSDDFRLNLNIEESGFGLLTVISNNQFNLTKGSGGVDLNISGRYNQSENTILDFVADGLATISDGEMEVAFIPDTPITDINGDILFDFDQITIPSLTGNFSEGEIIIVGGLPLFREDSEGDILTASVENLALNLPNLYEGNGKGYIEIAGSAIAPIIGGNITLFDGDVFLAGGQNGNGNDYVMGAGNNPLISNTTINSLNLILGDNITVTQAPVLNLNAKGSLSLNGDINNLQPEGVINLTGGSVNLFTSRLRLNRNYNNIARFTPENGFNAFLDMQLETSVTETNRYQFADNTGANEIPDISGLNTINTVETIRVRASVNGFSSNINESLELTSTPARDETEIVSLLGGGFFSNLADGDTGLALANIAGAALFGSFQNQFDEILDMVEFRLFPTAIIDSETRISSLGLGAELGFNVRENISFSILAILTGEQSPRYNIRYRLNDRTVIRGSTDFNNDTRSAIEYQFRF, encoded by the coding sequence ATGACTGATTTTCCCGAAAATACTCCTAACAATGGTAATGGCTACGATGAAAATTCGGATAATCATTCTAATTCTCCTGAAAATAATTCGGGTAGATCCCAGCGAGGATTTTATATTAAACTGCTATTGTATGGCACATTAATCTCGGTAGGAGGAGGATTAAGTTATGGTTGGTATTTCTTCACCCAAAGATTAATTCCCCTCATTGAAGAACCCGTTAGTAATTATTTAGGAAGACCTGTAGAATTAGGAGAGATAGAATCAGTATCTTTTAATAGTATTCGAGTAGGCGAAAGTCAAATACCTACTACCGACACAGAAAAAGACTATGTTATCGCTGAAGCAGTGGAAGTGAATTTAACTTCTCTTCTATGGAGAGAAAGAAGTGCCAATGTGGAAGTTACTATAATTAATCCCCTTGTTTATGTTGAAAAGTCAGAAGAAAGTGGTTGGTTAAACTTACAACTGACTCCCCCAGAAAGAAGAGATAATTTTATATCCTTTGATGTCGATGCGGTGAGGGTAAAAAATGCCTCTTTAACCATGAAATCCCTAGTAACTGATTTACCTCCTCTCAACATTAGAGTTAATCAAGGCAGTATTTTAATCGGAGAAAATAATCTTACCTTTGCAACCCAAGGAGATGTGATTTCGGGGGGGAATATATCTTTAACTGCCGTCACTCCCCTTGACAGAAATGACTGGTTACTAGATATTACAGGAAACAATCTTCTTACTGATGATATAAACTACTTTACTCCCTTACCAGTAGATGTTGATAGTGGTAGTGTCACGGGTAATATTCTCTTAAAATTTGAAGATGGTGATTTTGTTAATATTGATGGAAATATTGACATAGCCGAAGTAAACTTTGATATTCCTAATGTACCTCAACCCCTTACCAACTCCAACGGCAAAATAAATTTTGTCAATAATAGTCTTACCTTTGAAGGAGTTAATACTAATCTAGGGGAAATTAACGGTGATGTTGTTGGAAGTCTTGAAGATGACTTTTCCACCCTTAATGTCAATATTAAAACAAAACCCATAGAAGTTCAAAGGGCGATCGCCTCTTTAAACCTACCAGAAATCCCAGTAGAAACCATAGGCAAAGTAATCGGAGATATTAACATCCGAGGTTTATTAACTCAACCCACTCTCACCGCCAGTATTACTGCCCCTGATAACATTTTATTTGACAGAGTATTTTTGTCAAATAGTCAAGCAAAACTTACAATTCTTAACAACCGACTTTCCATCGACGAATTTTCCTTTACCCCCACCATCGGCGGAGAAATAAACGGCACAGGATTAGTTGACTTTCGCCAAGAAAACCAATTTCCCTACCAAGTTAATCTCAACGCCCAAAATATCAGCGCCCAAACCCTTGCTACCCTTTACGCCATTGAAATATCTGAAAGTTTGCCCCCCCTTGGATTAATTAATGGAGAATACCGCATATCGGGCATCGGCCAAGACATTGAAAATAGTCAGATAACAGGCACAACAAATATTGCCATGGGAGATGGGGAAGTCATTATTTCTAACCTCCTCTATAACCAAGAAAATTATCAAGGCGACATCGAGTTAAAGAATATTCCCCTCAATCAAATTAACCTCATCGACTGTCAAGCCATCGGTTGTAATAACTCCACCCTTCAAGGAAATTTCCAACTATTGGGAGATAGTCAAAATATTGCCCTTGATACCATTACCCTACAAGGAGACTTTAACTTTCCCCTCGCCCAAGGAATGGTTAACATGAGAAATACCCAACTAAATCAAGGTAGATGGCAAACTCAACTTATCGCTGATAATCTTAACCTCAGTCAACTAACTTTTACTAGCGATTCCCCTCTTAATCAAGGTAGAGTTAACAGCGCCCTAGACATTCGAGGTAGCTTGAATCAAGATAACCAAAGTATCGAAGCGAGGGGAGATATATTTTTACCCCAAGGTATTGTCACCGTAGAAAATCTTTCACTCGATAACGACAATAACTTTAATACCACCCTTGCCACTAACAGTTTTAATGTCGGTGGGTTTCAACAAGAATTAAGGGGAGACACAAGGGGAAGATTATCCATTCAGGGTAACACTAATAATATAACTCTAGGCACCGTTGCGATCGCAGGTAATCTCGACTTTAATCAGGGCATCAGTTTAATCCAACAACCCCTACAAACCGCCTTCCGTTGGGATGGAGACAAAATCCTGCTTTCCCAAGCCACCACAGGAGATATTTCCGCCAACGGTATTATTAACTATGATGCCGATAATCAAAATATAAGTAACTTCGACTTAAACTTAATTGCCTCTGGTTTAGATATAAAAGATTTATCCCTACCCAACCAACTAGCCTTAATAGGTTATGACGGTAAATTTAACTTTCAAGGAAAGTTACAAGGTAATCTTGATAATCCTCGCTTAGGGGGAGATATTCAAGTAGCTAATTTAGAAATTGCTAACCTTCCTTTTAATCCTCTTGCAGGAAATCTAGAAGCCGACACTATTAATGGTGTTAAATTTGATTTGCTAGATACCACAGGTAACAACGATAGATTTGCCCTCGATATTGATGCTGACTTTCAACCAAGACAGATTAACTTACAGGTAAAAGAAGGTAGATTAACCGCCGTCACCGATGAAAGTAATAACCTTGATATGAACTTTGCTAACCTTCCTCTAACAAATTTAACTCAACCTGTATTAACTGCTTTTCCTTCTGAGATTCAATCAGTGGGGGGAGACATTTCTGGGGAAGTTGCTTTAAATCTAAATAATTATGATATTGCTTCTGCTGAGTTAGTTATTAATCATCCCCAAGTAAATCAGTTTCGGGGAGATGTGTTAAGGGCAAAGTTATCGAGTATGGATGGGAAAATAATTGTTAGGGATGGTAAATTAAACCATCTGGAAAATGAGTATGATTTTTCTGCCCAAATATTACCTTTCCACGAAAATCCTCAATTAGAAGCGGAGTTGTTGTTACGGGAGGGGGATATTCAGAATTTGTTAACCAGTGTGGGTATTTTTGAGGTGGAGGATATATTTGATGGTATTCAACCAATGGATTTTTGTGGGGCAAAGGATTTATATTCTACGGGGGAGGATATTAATTGCTTATCTTTACAGGTAAACCCTTCATTGGCGAGTCTTTCTATTCCCGAAGACACGCCAAGAGTAAATGGTAATAGTTATGCAAGGGTATTAACGAGAAATTCTCAAACTCCTATCAGTTTTCCTCGTAATACGGAGGAAAATATAAAAACTAGCAGTAACTATCTATGGGATAGTAATCAACAAATTGAAGTTAATCAAAATAATGATGATGAGTTAAAAGTTAGTCAAGAAGATGAGTTAAAAGTTAGTCAAGAAAATGAGGTAAAGGAGAATGAATTAGTTAGTAATAGTCATAATGAGTTGGAAGATGATAGGGATGAGATTAAAGATGCTAAAGCAGTAAAATCAGATGTTGTTGCTTTTCGGGTTGTCAGAAAAGATGAGGGGTTAGAAGAAGATAATCAATTATCTACCAGTCAACCAACTTTAGTTATAAATGATAGTGAGGTAGAAGGAGTAGAAGATAGTCAATTATTTAATAACCAAATCCCTTTCGTAGAAGAAGGTAAAAACATAAATGCTTTACGGAAAAGGTTAATGGAAAATTCTCTGGTGGAGGGAGAAATTAATTCACTTGATGCTAATAGCTTGATTATTGCCCAAGAAAATAATACTTCAGAAGAAAATAAACCTTTATTTAGTATTAGCAACGATGGTTTGTCGTTACAAGAGACTCTTTTTCGATGGCAACAGATTAACTCAGCTAGTCAACAAACAGAAACACAAAGACAACAAGCAAATATTCCTCCTTTACAAGATTTGGAGGGAAGATTAACTGGGAAAATAAATTTGATTGCGTCGGTGAGAGATGGTATTGATGCTAGTTTTGATTTTCGTGGGGATGATTGGTATTGGGGTAAGTATCAGGCGGATACTATTCAAGCAAGAGGGAGTTTTCGAGATGGTTTGTTAACCCTTTTACCTGTGAGTCTCCAAGATGACGAAACTATTGTATCTTTATCGGGTACTTTTAGCCAAGAGCGTTTTTCGGGGCAAGTATTGGTAACGGATTTACCTATTAAAAATTTGGCGGGGGTGGCTAATTTACCTCCTAATTTTGACATAGAAGGTATTGCCAATGGCAATATTGTTATTAGTGGTAATGTGGAAAATCCTGTGGCAACAGGTAATGTAGAGATAGTTGATGCAAAAATTAATGGCACCACTATTGAGGAAACTAATGCTAACTTAGGTTATCGTAATTCTCGTCTTGATTTCTTGGCAACAAGTAATTTGACTGGAGAGGAAGAGTCGGCAAGATTATTGGGTAGTTTTCCTTTCCGTCTCTTCCCTCAATCTAGTAATTCTGGCAGTGATGATTTTCGTTTGAATCTTAATATTGAGGAGTCTGGTTTTGGTTTGTTGACGGTGATTAGTAATAATCAATTTAATCTGACTAAGGGTAGTGGTGGTGTTGATTTGAATATTAGTGGTAGGTATAACCAATCAGAAAATACTATTTTAGATTTTGTGGCGGATGGTTTGGCTACTATCAGTGATGGGGAAATGGAGGTGGCTTTTATTCCTGATACTCCTATTACTGATATTAATGGAGATATTCTTTTTGATTTTGATCAGATTACTATTCCTAGTTTGACGGGAAATTTTAGTGAGGGGGAAATTATTATCGTTGGTGGTTTACCTTTATTTCGGGAAGATAGTGAAGGAGATATTTTAACGGCTTCGGTGGAAAATTTGGCTTTAAATCTTCCTAATCTATATGAGGGTAATGGTAAGGGTTATATTGAAATCGCTGGAAGTGCGATCGCCCCTATCATTGGTGGTAATATTACTTTATTTGATGGAGATGTTTTCCTTGCAGGGGGGCAAAATGGTAACGGAAATGATTATGTGATGGGTGCTGGTAATAATCCCTTAATTAGCAATACAACTATTAATAGTTTGAATTTAATTTTGGGTGATAATATCACTGTCACCCAAGCCCCTGTTTTGAATCTTAATGCTAAAGGCAGTTTAAGTCTTAATGGAGACATTAATAATTTACAACCCGAAGGAGTTATTAATTTAACGGGGGGCAGTGTCAATTTATTTACCAGTCGATTAAGACTCAACCGCAATTATAACAACATTGCTAGATTTACCCCTGAAAATGGCTTTAATGCTTTCCTTGATATGCAATTAGAAACCTCGGTAACAGAAACTAACCGTTATCAATTTGCTGATAATACAGGGGCAAATGAAATTCCTGATATATCTGGCTTAAATACCATTAATACCGTTGAGACTATTCGAGTTAGGGCAAGTGTGAATGGTTTTAGTAGTAATATAAATGAAAGTTTAGAGTTAACCAGTACTCCTGCTAGGGATGAAACAGAAATTGTTTCCCTATTAGGGGGAGGCTTTTTCAGTAATCTTGCTGATGGAGATACGGGTTTGGCTTTGGCGAATATAGCAGGGGCAGCTTTATTTGGTAGTTTCCAAAATCAGTTTGATGAAATTTTAGATATGGTAGAATTTCGACTATTTCCTACTGCCATCATTGACAGTGAAACCAGAATATCTAGTCTTGGTTTAGGGGCAGAATTGGGCTTTAATGTTAGAGAAAATATTTCTTTTTCTATCCTCGCTATCTTAACAGGGGAACAATCTCCCCGTTATAATATTCGTTACCGTCTTAATGATCGTACTGTGATTCGAGGTTCTACAGATTTTAATAATGATACCCGAAGTGCGATCGAATATCAATTCCGCTTTTAA
- a CDS encoding phage integrase yields MARAKKGMARLSVSRGMLRVQLPRTLFNGSQKYLYLGIPDNKENAKIAQAKVDLINSDIVMERFDFSLEKYKYPTAPIVEAIDFIALYEKYMAFKVNHLTRGSMKNYISVKNKLQIMPSGVLEKPSNIKSWLLEHNTQEQARRVLVNLSGCLDWAVENELIVNNPLKTLKKIKSVKNDTIDPFSVEERDFIIKCFEQSEYFFYYVHFVKFLFFTGCRPSEAIALEWRNVAKDYVLFKEAIVERQYQDHTKTRKSRKFPVNEQLAEILDSIDQESDYVFVAKKGGIIDLHNFTNRAWSHTLKQQKIRYRPPYNCRHTFITLCLDAGVPIQQVANWVGNSPAVILKHYAGLTRSNVPLI; encoded by the coding sequence ATGGCTAGAGCTAAAAAAGGCATGGCAAGGTTAAGTGTTAGCCGTGGAATGCTAAGGGTACAATTACCACGCACCCTTTTCAATGGATCACAAAAATACCTCTATTTAGGCATCCCTGACAATAAAGAAAATGCTAAGATTGCGCAAGCTAAAGTTGACTTAATTAACTCTGATATTGTTATGGAGAGATTCGATTTTAGCTTAGAAAAATATAAATATCCTACTGCCCCAATAGTTGAAGCGATTGACTTTATTGCTCTTTACGAAAAATATATGGCTTTTAAGGTTAATCATTTAACAAGAGGAAGTATGAAAAATTATATATCTGTAAAAAATAAATTACAGATAATGCCGTCAGGAGTTCTTGAAAAACCATCAAATATTAAATCGTGGCTTTTAGAGCATAACACCCAAGAACAAGCAAGGAGAGTATTAGTTAACCTGTCTGGATGTTTAGATTGGGCGGTAGAGAATGAGTTAATTGTTAATAATCCTCTTAAAACTTTAAAAAAGATTAAATCAGTGAAAAATGACACCATTGATCCTTTTTCAGTAGAAGAAAGAGACTTTATCATCAAGTGTTTTGAGCAGTCAGAATATTTTTTCTACTATGTACATTTTGTTAAATTCCTATTTTTCACTGGTTGCCGTCCATCGGAAGCCATTGCACTTGAGTGGCGAAATGTGGCCAAGGATTATGTTTTGTTTAAAGAAGCCATTGTCGAAAGGCAATATCAGGATCACACCAAAACCCGTAAATCTCGTAAATTTCCTGTTAATGAACAGTTAGCAGAAATTTTAGACAGCATCGATCAAGAATCAGATTATGTTTTTGTCGCTAAAAAGGGCGGTATAATTGATTTGCATAATTTCACCAATAGAGCATGGTCACATACTTTAAAACAACAAAAAATACGCTACCGACCCCCTTATAATTGTCGTCACACCTTTATCACCCTTTGCCTTGATGCTGGCGTCCCCATTCAGCAAGTGGCAAATTGGGTAGGCAATTCTCCAGCGGTAATATTAAAGCATTACGCTGGTCTAACTCGTTCAAACGTTCCCTTAATTTAA
- a CDS encoding phage DNA primase/helicase, translating to MYPSRQSNSNIVAQNVLNDDHKSYLLSRGINEKVAFKYGFYTASPSEAKTLIGQQLKGLAIPCYDIDKEVVAHRLRPLKNDWYSNQELKDFYLESKGELPKFLSKSKGETTEEQRINKAYFPPTLDWKKIQQKSSIDILITEGEIKALACSLHGIPTIGISGVNNIYNTIGKMREFLPELEWDCDEEFRSSYWQGRNVGLCFDSDIVSKWQVQRALCQLAKEIKARGGKPFMILLPTEANGEKNGLDDFLVKHGGEALERLIQQFKILQKSKSPILAWDNEEKQYSLQNLEPIASIKGLMAWSCLKDSLVHREGYGWYEWDNKKWKLVSESKVMGLLQNFRYSNEWLNLNDKTVFEDFKGGLSKSEVEFNRSNILGFNNGYLNTDTNEFLPHDKSYYVTSILPFDYNPKATCESWLNFLNQSLGNDTQKIEYARAWMRWILTPKNNNKFPIEATLWIVGQQGTGKGTFLNILSNLVGEENYGVFTPEAITDTNMLFGLVDKKLAINQDVTGFISNIGVYNRICSNELVNVWNKYHNQFATRLNTVTVLAMNKPLSFSGNGSEGLKRRLHVLTFDRPPENPDYDLSEKLESELSGIFSWVWGLSLTDTKQKLKWRDTRATSEIYESQLTELLFLRETFPDGCGHITPSDLYQQFAEWCKNNGYGVSNSQNFYLSLKKIDGVVGDRTRNERFYIIPPMGDYHDESFKNAETFTITGRDGCDGCDTPPVTGSNPYTAGGVTGVTGLTQKFSGQKEKNNFDSKNSLLSESKPVTLQSQQGFDPVTNPVTESKPVTPHTQQGLQPFELILSEALLQKLDTIDKDLLQIFNNAKSERNIFDGLISAWKNEVERLGKNKQWSKSEFKKKTGLDNPMDADYVQWLDFISYLRGLKVTPKPSPKKAEVKKTKKFIPKPEAPEVNLSDVLPHLEPGTGKHKRNYVCPCCEKDYLSVNPGKGYKCWNKETNCDTKEIFKGFVEILKEHNPTWQQYERDFQQWQDEINGGGANG from the coding sequence ATGTACCCCTCAAGGCAATCCAATAGTAATATTGTAGCACAAAATGTACTTAATGATGACCATAAATCATATCTTTTAAGCCGTGGAATTAATGAAAAAGTAGCTTTTAAATATGGCTTTTATACAGCTTCACCTTCAGAAGCTAAAACCCTTATTGGTCAACAGTTAAAAGGTTTAGCGATTCCTTGTTATGATATTGATAAAGAAGTAGTTGCTCACCGATTACGCCCCTTAAAAAATGATTGGTATTCCAATCAAGAATTAAAGGATTTTTATCTTGAATCTAAGGGAGAATTACCCAAATTTTTAAGTAAATCCAAAGGAGAAACTACCGAAGAACAAAGAATTAATAAAGCCTATTTTCCCCCTACCCTTGATTGGAAGAAAATACAGCAAAAATCAAGTATTGATATTCTTATTACCGAGGGTGAAATTAAAGCCCTTGCCTGTTCCTTGCACGGTATCCCTACGATCGGCATTTCTGGGGTAAACAATATTTACAACACCATTGGTAAGATGAGGGAATTTTTGCCCGAATTGGAGTGGGATTGTGATGAGGAATTCAGATCAAGTTATTGGCAGGGGCGTAACGTAGGATTATGTTTTGATAGTGACATTGTTAGTAAATGGCAAGTGCAACGGGCTTTATGTCAACTTGCTAAGGAAATCAAGGCACGTGGGGGAAAACCCTTCATGATTTTATTACCCACCGAGGCGAACGGTGAAAAGAATGGGCTTGATGACTTTTTAGTAAAGCATGGTGGCGAAGCCCTTGAGAGATTGATTCAACAATTCAAGATTCTTCAAAAGTCAAAATCTCCCATCTTGGCTTGGGATAATGAAGAAAAACAATACTCCTTACAAAATCTTGAGCCGATCGCATCAATCAAAGGATTAATGGCTTGGTCATGTTTAAAAGACTCCCTCGTTCATCGTGAAGGTTACGGCTGGTACGAATGGGATAACAAAAAATGGAAGCTGGTAAGTGAATCAAAGGTAATGGGATTACTGCAAAATTTCCGTTATTCCAATGAATGGTTAAACCTCAATGACAAAACCGTATTTGAAGATTTTAAAGGAGGTCTTAGTAAAAGCGAAGTTGAGTTTAACCGTAGTAACATTCTCGGTTTTAATAATGGCTACCTTAATACTGACACTAACGAATTTTTGCCCCATGACAAAAGCTATTACGTAACCTCAATTTTGCCCTTTGACTATAACCCCAAGGCAACCTGTGAAAGTTGGTTAAATTTTCTAAATCAATCCTTGGGTAACGATACCCAAAAAATTGAATATGCAAGGGCATGGATGCGATGGATTCTCACCCCCAAAAATAACAATAAATTTCCCATTGAAGCTACCCTTTGGATCGTTGGTCAACAGGGTACGGGTAAAGGTACTTTTCTTAATATCCTCAGTAACTTAGTCGGTGAGGAAAATTACGGCGTATTTACCCCCGAAGCGATCACAGATACTAATATGTTATTCGGGTTGGTTGACAAGAAATTAGCAATCAATCAAGACGTTACAGGATTCATTTCTAACATAGGCGTTTATAACCGTATCTGTTCTAACGAGTTGGTGAATGTTTGGAATAAATACCATAACCAATTTGCTACCAGATTGAACACCGTTACCGTTTTGGCTATGAACAAACCTTTGAGCTTTTCGGGTAATGGTAGCGAAGGGCTTAAGCGGCGGCTGCACGTTTTGACCTTTGACCGCCCCCCCGAAAATCCTGATTATGACCTCTCAGAAAAATTAGAATCTGAGTTGTCGGGTATTTTTTCATGGGTTTGGGGATTGTCTTTGACTGACACTAAACAAAAGCTAAAATGGCGCGACACTCGAGCCACTTCAGAAATTTACGAATCTCAACTCACAGAATTATTATTTTTACGCGAGACATTTCCTGATGGTTGTGGACACATCACCCCCAGTGACCTTTATCAACAATTTGCTGAGTGGTGCAAAAATAACGGCTACGGTGTCAGTAATTCTCAAAACTTTTATCTATCCCTCAAGAAAATTGACGGGGTGGTGGGCGATCGCACAAGAAATGAAAGATTTTATATTATTCCCCCTATGGGTGATTATCATGATGAAAGTTTCAAAAATGCTGAAACCTTTACTATCACTGGGCGTGACGGGTGTGACGGGTGTGACACCCCCCCCGTGACGGGTTCAAACCCTTACACAGCGGGGGGTGTGACGGGTGTGACGGGTCTAACTCAAAAGTTTTCTGGCCAAAAAGAAAAAAATAACTTTGACTCAAAAAACTCTTTGCTCTCAGAGTCAAAACCTGTCACCCTTCAGTCACAGCAAGGCTTTGACCCTGTCACCAACCCTGTCACCGAGTCAAAACCTGTCACCCCTCATACACAGCAAGGATTACAGCCTTTTGAGTTGATTTTGTCTGAAGCCTTATTGCAAAAATTAGACACTATTGACAAAGATTTGTTACAAATCTTCAACAATGCAAAATCTGAGAGGAATATTTTTGATGGTCTAATTTCTGCATGGAAAAATGAGGTTGAGCGACTCGGGAAAAATAAGCAATGGTCAAAATCTGAATTTAAGAAGAAAACGGGATTAGATAATCCCATGGATGCTGATTATGTTCAGTGGTTAGACTTTATTAGTTATCTCAGAGGGTTAAAAGTTACCCCAAAACCATCTCCCAAAAAGGCTGAAGTCAAAAAGACTAAAAAATTTATCCCCAAGCCCGAAGCCCCCGAAGTAAATTTAAGCGACGTGTTACCCCACCTCGAACCCGGCACTGGTAAGCATAAACGTAATTATGTTTGCCCCTGTTGTGAAAAAGATTACTTATCAGTAAATCCGGGTAAGGGATATAAATGTTGGAATAAAGAAACCAATTGTGATACCAAGGAAATTTTTAAAGGGTTTGTAGAAATTCTCAAAGAGCATAACCCCACTTGGCAACAATACGAACGTGATTTCCAGCAATGGCAAGATGAAATTAATGGGGGTGGTGCGAATGGCTAG
- a CDS encoding phage Xre family transcriptional regulator, with translation MIGLSNIESLILDDVARDNIKFLIQERKLSQRKIAELSNGTISYAFVAHLLSGRKNVISKDKFFKICQILDVEPEQIFRNSVKLYSNSH, from the coding sequence ATGATTGGATTAAGTAATATTGAAAGTTTAATTTTAGATGACGTAGCTAGAGATAATATTAAATTTCTTATTCAAGAAAGGAAATTGTCTCAAAGAAAAATCGCTGAGTTAAGCAATGGTACTATATCTTACGCCTTCGTCGCTCATTTGTTAAGTGGTAGAAAAAATGTTATTTCAAAGGATAAGTTTTTCAAAATTTGTCAAATCTTAGACGTAGAACCAGAGCAGATTTTTAGAAACTCTGTGAAACTTTACTCAAATTCTCATTGA